One Anguilla rostrata isolate EN2019 chromosome 15, ASM1855537v3, whole genome shotgun sequence genomic window carries:
- the LOC135240964 gene encoding tubulin alpha chain-like, with protein MRECISVHVGQAGVQMGNACWELYCLEHGIQPDGQMPSDKTSRGGDDSFTTFFSDTGAGKYVPRAIFVDLEPTVIDEVRTGTYRQLFHPEQLISGKEDAANNYARGHYTIGKEIIDSVLDRIRKLADQCTGLQGFLVFHSFGGGTGSGFTSLLMERLSVDYGKKSKLEFAVYPAPQVSTAVVEPYNSILTTHTTLEHSDCAFMVDNEAIYDICRRNLDIERPSYTNLNRLISQIVSSITASLRFDGALNVDLTEFQTNLVPYPRIHFPLATYAPVISAERAYHEQLSVAEITNSCFEPANQMVKCDPRHGKYMACCLLYRGDVVPKDVNSAIATIKTKRSIQFVDWCPTGFKVGINYQPPTVVPGGDLAKVQRAVCMLSNTTAIAEAWARLDHKFDLMYAKRAFVHWYVGEGMEEGEFSEAREDMAALEKDYEEVGIDSYEEDEEGEEY; from the exons ATG CGTGAGTGCATCTCCGTCCACGTCGGCCAGGCAGGTGTCCAGATGGGCAATGCCTGCTGGGAGTTGTATTGTTTGGAGCATGGCATCCAACCGGATGGACAGATGCCCAGTGACAAGACGTCCAGAGGAGGAGACGATTCCTTTACCACCTTCTTCAGTGACACGGGGGCCGGCAAATATGTCCCCCGGGCCATCTTTGTGGACCTGGAGCCCACTGTCATCG ACGAGGTGCGCACAGGTACCTACCGCCAGCTGTTCCACCCAGAGCAGCTCATCTCTGGCAAGGAGGACGCCGCCAACAACTACGCCCGTGGGCACTACACCATCGGCAAGGAGATCATCGATTCAGTTCTGGACCGGATCCGcaaactg GCAGACCAGTGCACCGGGCTCCAGGGGTTCCTGGTGTTCCACAGCTTCGGTGGGGGCACTGGCTCAGGGTTCACCTCCCTGCTGATGGAGCGTCTCTCTGTCGACTACGGCAAAAAGTCCAAGCTGGAGTTTGCGGTCTACCCAGCTCCCCAGGTGTCCACAGCTGTGGTGGAGCCCTACAACTCCATCCtgaccacccacaccaccctgGAGCACTCCGACTGCGCTTTCATGGTGGACAATGAGGCCATCTATGACATCTGCCGTAGAAACCTCGATATTGAGCGTCCCTCTTACACCAACCTCAACAGGCTCATCAGCCAGATTGTGTCTTCCATCACTGCCTCCCTGCGCTTTGATGGGGCCCTGAATGTGGACCTGACAGAGTTCCAGACCAACTTGGTGCCCTATCCCCGTATCCACTTCCCCCTGGCAACCTACGCCCCAGTCATCTCTGCAGAGAGGGCCTACCATGAGCAGCTGTCTGTGGCTGAAATCACCAACTCCTGCTTTGAGCCAGCCAACCAGATGGTGAAATGTGACCCTCGTCACGGCAAGTACAtggcctgctgcctgctgtATCGCGGTGACGTGGTGCCAAAAGATGTCAACTCCGCCATCGCCACAATCAAGACCAAGCGCAGCATCCAGTTTGTGGACTGGTGTCCCACAGGCTTCAAGGTGGGCATCAACTACCAGCCCCCCACTGTGGTGCCTGGAGGAGACCTGGCCAAGGTGCAGAGGGCCGTGTGCATGCTGAGCAACACCACCGCCATCGCCGAGGCCTGGGCCCGTCTCGACCACAAGTTTGACCTGATGTACGCCAAGCGTGCCTTTGTCCACTGGTATGTGGGAGAGGGCATGGAGGAGGGAGAGTTCTCTGAAGCTCGAGAAGACATGGCAGCCCTGGAGAAGGACTATGAAGAGGTGGGGATCGACTCAtatgaggaagatgaagagggaGAAGAGTACTAG